From [Flavobacterium] thermophilum:
ACGTCAAAAGCGGCGATGCCATTCAGGCGGGCGACTTGCTGATTGAGCTATCCAAATAATGAAAAAGGGATGTCCGCGTTTTTGTGGGCATCCCTTTTTCTCTGCAGCGGATTACCGCCATTTCAGCACGGTTGGCGCTGTTTCCTCGGGCGGGTGAGCCATCGTTTTTCCCGGCGCACGGCGGGTGCGCAGCGCCAAGAGCAGCAAGTAGCTGAGCACGCCGAACAGGCAGGAGATAAAAAACGCGTGCGCCAGAGCCACGTATAAGTTCAACTGAGTGAACACAACGAGCGCCCCAGTTGTCATCTGGGCGAGGACGAGAAAAAGAGCAATGATCCATCCATAGTAGATAACCGGTTGGCTTCGGTAATGACGGATGGCGTGCAGCGCCGCGATGGCGATCCAGATGACGATCAGCCCCGCCGCCAGCCGATGGCCCATTTGCACCCATTCGTGAAACTGCACCGGGAAAGGACGCGTTTTCGCGCACAGCGGCCAGCTCGGACAGGCAAGGCTGGCGTTCGTATGGCGGACGAGCGCCCCGGTATAGACGACAATGTACGAGTAAATGATGATGCCGTAAATGTGAAACCGCATCGGCCTGTCAAGCGTAAGCGAGACGGCGGAAAACGTTTTGTCCGCTTCAAAAATGAGCAGCGTCAACAGCAGCACAGCGGCAAATGAGATGAGCGAAATGCCGAAATGCAGGGCCAACACAAAATCGGACTGCCCCCAGACGACCGCGGCGGCGCCGATTAATCCTTGCAGGACGAGAAAAACGAATGAGACGACTGCCAAAAACTTTGTCTCCCGCATATGGCCGATGACCCGCCATGCCCAAACGGAAAGAATGAGCACCATGATGCCGGCAAGGCCGGAAACGAGTCGATGGCTCAGTTCGATAACGAGTTCTGGCGTGATGTTGTCCGGCACCCATTGACCATTGCACAGCGGCCATGACCGGCCGCATCCCATGCCGGAGCCCGTTTTTGTCACGAGCGCCCCGCCGATCAGCACAAACAGCATCACCAGCGTTGTTGCCGAAGCAAACCATTTTAATGAACGTTGCAAAATCTTCACCTTCTTGTATTGAGAAATTGTGATTTTGTCCATATTAGTAAAGTGATGGATTTTATTGCAAACCGTGTCGCCAAGCCAAATCTATTTTACACGATGGCGGCCGGAAACACAAAATGACGTTTGCATATTGAATAAGTCGATTAAGTTTGCTAGAAATATTAATGGGATAGGCAAACGGGCCGGTTTCGCCTAACGGATTCAAAAATTTGACACAAATTATTCAAAAAAAGTTCACATGATAAGAAAAAATGTGATTTAATATAATAGAGAGCTGGGGTTGCTTTTGTTCTTTTTTGCTTTTTTGTTTTTGCATTTTCGGGCATCAGAGCTAAGATCATGGCGCCTGCTGGGCGGCGCAATGAGGAGGAACAGGAGAAATGGCCGATTTGAAAGCGGTGCATGGGGCCGCGGCCGATGCTCGCCATCGTTCGCAGGCAAGCGCAAAGACGATTTGGAGAGAATTGTCGGCAGTTGTCAAAATCGGGATTGTTAATTCGAACTTGATCACGACGTTTGCCGGAATGTGGCTGGCGTTTTATTTTACTGGAGAGCACTTTTTGGAGAATTTGCATCTTGTGTTTTTTACGCTGTTTGGAGCCGCGTTCGTCATCGCAGGTTCATGCGCCATTAACAACTACATTGACCGCGACATCGATCAATATATGGAGCGGACGAAAGTGCGGCCGACGGTAACTGGAACGATGGAGCCGCGGCGCGTGCTTTGGCTCGGAGTTGCCCTGGTCGCCGTCGGCACGGTGAGCTTGCTCATGACAACGGTTACGGCAGCGGTTGTCGGGCTCATTGGCATGGTGACGTACGTCTTTTTCTATACGCTTTGGACGAAGCGCCATTATACGCTCAACACTGTCGTCGGCAGCATTTCCGGCGCCGTGCCGCCGGTGATCGGCTGGACCGCGGTTGACCCAAGTTTCCATGTCGTCCCGCTTGTTCTCTTTTTGATCATGTTTTTATGGCAGCCGCCGCATTTTTTGGCGTTGGCGATGAAGAGGTGCGAGGAGTACCGCGCCGCCGGCATTCCGATGCTGCCGGTCGTTCACGGCTTCGCCATGACAAAGCGGCAAATCATCGTCTGGGTGGCCTGTTTGCTGCCGCTGCCGTTTTATTTGTTCTCGCTCGGCGCGCCGTTTTTAACGGTCGCGACGCTGCTGAACATCGGCTGGCTGTTTTTGGGGCTGTGGGGCTTGAAAATGAAAGATGACTTAAAGTGGGCGAAATGGATGTTCGTCTATTCGCTCAACTATTTGACAATTCTATTCGTGGCGATGGTGATCGCCACCTTATGGTAAACGTTTGAAATTCTTTCATCATGAAAGAATTTGTATATATTTCTACATCAAAGAAAGAGGGGTTTGATTAGGCTATGAACAAAGGGCTGCGTAACTGGCGCTTACTTTCCTTGTTTGGAATGATGGCGCTGTTGCTCGCCGGCTGCGGCAAGCCGTTTTTGTCGACGCTCCAGCCTGCCGGCGAAGTAGCGGACATGCAGTACTCGCTCATGTTGCTGAGCACGTCGATCATGGTGCTCGTCATTGTCGTTGTAGCGATCATTTTCGTCTATGTTGTCATCCGCTTCCGGCGGCGCAAGGGGGAAGAAAACAAAATTCCGAAGCAAGT
This genomic window contains:
- the ctaB2 gene encoding Protoheme IX farnesyltransferase 2, with the translated sequence MADLKAVHGAAADARHRSQASAKTIWRELSAVVKIGIVNSNLITTFAGMWLAFYFTGEHFLENLHLVFFTLFGAAFVIAGSCAINNYIDRDIDQYMERTKVRPTVTGTMEPRRVLWLGVALVAVGTVSLLMTTVTAAVVGLIGMVTYVFFYTLWTKRHYTLNTVVGSISGAVPPVIGWTAVDPSFHVVPLVLFLIMFLWQPPHFLALAMKRCEEYRAAGIPMLPVVHGFAMTKRQIIVWVACLLPLPFYLFSLGAPFLTVATLLNIGWLFLGLWGLKMKDDLKWAKWMFVYSLNYLTILFVAMVIATLW
- the ctaA gene encoding Heme A synthase, which produces MQRSLKWFASATTLVMLFVLIGGALVTKTGSGMGCGRSWPLCNGQWVPDNITPELVIELSHRLVSGLAGIMVLILSVWAWRVIGHMRETKFLAVVSFVFLVLQGLIGAAAVVWGQSDFVLALHFGISLISFAAVLLLTLLIFEADKTFSAVSLTLDRPMRFHIYGIIIYSYIVVYTGALVRHTNASLACPSWPLCAKTRPFPVQFHEWVQMGHRLAAGLIVIWIAIAALHAIRHYRSQPVIYYGWIIALFLVLAQMTTGALVVFTQLNLYVALAHAFFISCLFGVLSYLLLLALRTRRAPGKTMAHPPEETAPTVLKWR